One genomic window of Leopardus geoffroyi isolate Oge1 chromosome C3, O.geoffroyi_Oge1_pat1.0, whole genome shotgun sequence includes the following:
- the LRRC71 gene encoding leucine-rich repeat-containing protein 71 isoform X4 — protein MSGEASTPGASPRAPRPGTQKSSGTVTKKGDRGAKEKPVLVLPPVGEEEPKNPEEYQCTGVLETDFAELCTRSGYTDFPKVVTRPRPHQAFIPSASMSEKPAQDDQRLSASCSLNSLESKYVFFRPTIQVELEPEDKWVKEIYIRGWRVEERILGIFSKCLPPLSQLQAINLWKVGLTDKTLSTFIALLPLCAPTLRKVSLEGNPLPEQSYHKLMAADSPIAHLSLRNNNIDDHGAQLLGQALSTLRSCNRTLVSLNLAFNHIGDAGAGYIADGLRLNRALLWLSLAHNRIQDQGALKLAEVLRPFELTHTEVVERRRLLLEKGTQERSRSPSSSRPGDSKTDREKNLLLQVNSAALVEKTDKTQTTKTPKGLSKKKEKSGGESVRKEEKSGSGQSPTQGTPKKEDPTKSGKGKVTIPEQKTSKGKGPKTGNKEKRSFLLESELVAEATETVNPLLEPVEHRNGKVFVPGNKVLLHLNLLRNRITEVGLEGFLATVQHQAQFSKSKSPSKGPVGLLRLSLAKNCFSPQCPAYTTIQELMLPRAPITKAKPREEETT, from the exons ATGTCCGGCGAGGCGAGTACGCCCGGGGCCTCCCCCAGGGCCCCGCGTCCCGGGACCCAGAAGTCGTCCGGCACGGTGACCAAGAAGGGGGATCGCGGGGCCAAGGAGAAGCCGGTCCTCGTCCTGCCGCCGGTGGGCGAGGAGGAGCCCAAGAACCCCG AGGAATACCAGTGCACCGGGGTCCTCGAGACGGATTTCGCCGAGCTCTGCACGCGCTCGGGCTACACGGACTTCCCCAAGGTCGTCACCCGGCCTCGCCCGCACCAGGCCTTCATCCCCTCCGCCTCGATGTCGGAAAAGCCCGCCCAGG ACGATCAGCGCCTGTCGGCGTCTTGCAGCCTCAACAGCCTGGAGAGCAAATACGTGTTTTTCCGGCCCACGATCCAGGTGGAGCTGGAGCCCGAGGACAAGTGGGTGAAGGAAATCTACATCCGCG GTTGGAGGGTCGAGGAGCGGATCTTGGGCATCTTCTCCAAATGTCTGCCCCCCCTCAGCCAGCTGCAGGCCATAAA CTTGTGGAAGGTGGGGCTGACGGATAAGACCCTGAGCACCTTCATCGCTCTCCTGCCTCTCTGCGCGCCCACGCTCAG GAAGGTGTCTCTGGAGGGCAACCCGCTGCCGGAACAGTCCTATCACAAGCTCATGGCCGCGGACAGCCC GATCGCTCACTTGTCTCTGCGGAACAACAACATCGACGACCACGGCGCGCAGCTGCTGGGCCAGGCTCTGTCCACGCTGCGCAGCTGCAACCGGACCCTGGTCTCGCTCAACCTGGCCTTCAACCACATCGGGGACGCGGGTGCCGGCTACATCGCGGAC GGCCTCCGGCTGAACCGCGCCCTGCTCTGGCTGTCGTTGGCGCACAACCGCATCCAGGACCAGGGCGCCCTGAAGCTGGCCGAG GTCCTGCGTCCCTTCGAGCTGACGCACACCGAGGTGGTGGAGCGCCGCCGCCTCCTGCTGGAGAAAGGGACGCAGGAGCGCTCGCGATCG CCTTCCTCCTCCCGACCTGGGGACTCCAAAACGGACCGTGAGAAGAACCTGCTGCTACAGGTCAACAGTGCTGCACTGGTGGAAAAGACAGACAAGACGCAGACAACCAAGACCCCGAAAGGCCTGAGCAAGAAGAAGGAGAAGTCAGGGGGG GAATcggtgaggaaggaggagaagtcAGGGTCAGGGCAGTCGCCCACGCAAGGGACCCCCAAGAAGGAAGACCCCACGAAGTCAGGCAAGGGGA agGTCACCATCCCTGAGCAGAAAACAAGCAAGGGGAAAGGGCCCAAGACCGGGAACAAAGAGAAGCGAAGCTTCCTGCTGGAGTCGGAG CTGGTTGCTGAAGCCACAGAGACGGTCAACCCGCTCCTGGAGCCGGTGGAGCACCGCAACGGGAAGGTTTTCGTGCCTGGGAACAAGGTCCTTTTGCACCTTAACCTCCTCC GAAACCGCATCAcggaggtggggctggagggctTCCTGGCCACCGTGCAGCACCAGGCCCAGTTCTCCAAGTCCAAGAGCCCGTCCAAGGGCCCAGTGGGGCTGCTGCGGCTGTCCCTGGCG AAAAACTGCTTCTCCCCACAATGTCCTGCATACACGACGATCCAGGAGCTGATGCTGCCACGGGCCCCCATCACCAAGGCCAAGCCCAGGGAGGAGGAGACCACCTag
- the LRRC71 gene encoding leucine-rich repeat-containing protein 71 isoform X17 encodes MSGEASTPGASPRAPRPGTQKSSGTVTKKGDRGAKEKPVLVLPPVGEEEPKNPEEYQCTGVLETDFAELCTRSGYTDFPKVVTRPRPHQAFIPSASMSEKPAQDDQRLSASCSLNSLESKYVFFRPTIQVELEPEDKWVKEIYIRGWRVEERILGIFSKCLPPLSQLQAIKKVSLEGNPLPEQSYHKLMAADSPIAHLSLRNNNIDDHGAQLLGQALSTLRSCNRTLVSLNLAFNHIGDAGAGYIADGLRLNRALLWLSLAHNRIQDQGALKLAEVLRPFELTHTEVVERRRLLLEKGTQERSRSVNSAALVEKTDKTQTTKTPKGLSKKKEKSGGESVRKEEKSGSGQSPTQGTPKKEDPTKSGKGKVTIPEQKTSKGKGPKTGNKEKRSFLLESEHLGQSLAYSWSPKHQLVAEATETVNPLLEPVEHRNGKVFVPGNKVLLHLNLLRNRITEVGLEGFLATVQHQAQFSKSKSPSKGPVGLLRLSLAKNCFSPQCPAYTTIQELMLPRAPITKAKPREEETT; translated from the exons ATGTCCGGCGAGGCGAGTACGCCCGGGGCCTCCCCCAGGGCCCCGCGTCCCGGGACCCAGAAGTCGTCCGGCACGGTGACCAAGAAGGGGGATCGCGGGGCCAAGGAGAAGCCGGTCCTCGTCCTGCCGCCGGTGGGCGAGGAGGAGCCCAAGAACCCCG AGGAATACCAGTGCACCGGGGTCCTCGAGACGGATTTCGCCGAGCTCTGCACGCGCTCGGGCTACACGGACTTCCCCAAGGTCGTCACCCGGCCTCGCCCGCACCAGGCCTTCATCCCCTCCGCCTCGATGTCGGAAAAGCCCGCCCAGG ACGATCAGCGCCTGTCGGCGTCTTGCAGCCTCAACAGCCTGGAGAGCAAATACGTGTTTTTCCGGCCCACGATCCAGGTGGAGCTGGAGCCCGAGGACAAGTGGGTGAAGGAAATCTACATCCGCG GTTGGAGGGTCGAGGAGCGGATCTTGGGCATCTTCTCCAAATGTCTGCCCCCCCTCAGCCAGCTGCAGGCCATAAA GAAGGTGTCTCTGGAGGGCAACCCGCTGCCGGAACAGTCCTATCACAAGCTCATGGCCGCGGACAGCCC GATCGCTCACTTGTCTCTGCGGAACAACAACATCGACGACCACGGCGCGCAGCTGCTGGGCCAGGCTCTGTCCACGCTGCGCAGCTGCAACCGGACCCTGGTCTCGCTCAACCTGGCCTTCAACCACATCGGGGACGCGGGTGCCGGCTACATCGCGGAC GGCCTCCGGCTGAACCGCGCCCTGCTCTGGCTGTCGTTGGCGCACAACCGCATCCAGGACCAGGGCGCCCTGAAGCTGGCCGAG GTCCTGCGTCCCTTCGAGCTGACGCACACCGAGGTGGTGGAGCGCCGCCGCCTCCTGCTGGAGAAAGGGACGCAGGAGCGCTCGCGATCG GTCAACAGTGCTGCACTGGTGGAAAAGACAGACAAGACGCAGACAACCAAGACCCCGAAAGGCCTGAGCAAGAAGAAGGAGAAGTCAGGGGGG GAATcggtgaggaaggaggagaagtcAGGGTCAGGGCAGTCGCCCACGCAAGGGACCCCCAAGAAGGAAGACCCCACGAAGTCAGGCAAGGGGA agGTCACCATCCCTGAGCAGAAAACAAGCAAGGGGAAAGGGCCCAAGACCGGGAACAAAGAGAAGCGAAGCTTCCTGCTGGAGTCGGAG cacctaggacaGAGCCTGGCCTATAGCTGGTCTCCAAAGCAT CAGCTGGTTGCTGAAGCCACAGAGACGGTCAACCCGCTCCTGGAGCCGGTGGAGCACCGCAACGGGAAGGTTTTCGTGCCTGGGAACAAGGTCCTTTTGCACCTTAACCTCCTCC GAAACCGCATCAcggaggtggggctggagggctTCCTGGCCACCGTGCAGCACCAGGCCCAGTTCTCCAAGTCCAAGAGCCCGTCCAAGGGCCCAGTGGGGCTGCTGCGGCTGTCCCTGGCG AAAAACTGCTTCTCCCCACAATGTCCTGCATACACGACGATCCAGGAGCTGATGCTGCCACGGGCCCCCATCACCAAGGCCAAGCCCAGGGAGGAGGAGACCACCTag
- the LRRC71 gene encoding leucine-rich repeat-containing protein 71 isoform X19 has product MSGEASTPGASPRAPRPGTQKSSGTVTKKGDRGAKEKPVLVLPPVGEEEPKNPEEYQCTGVLETDFAELCTRSGYTDFPKVVTRPRPHQAFIPSASMSEKPAQDDQRLSASCSLNSLESKYVFFRPTIQVELEPEDKWVKEIYIRGWRVEERILGIFSKCLPPLSQLQAINLWKVGLTDKTLSTFIALLPLCAPTLRIAHLSLRNNNIDDHGAQLLGQALSTLRSCNRTLVSLNLAFNHIGDAGAGYIADGLRLNRALLWLSLAHNRIQDQGALKLAEVLRPFELTHTEVVERRRLLLEKGTQERSRSPSSSRPGDSKTDREKNLLLQVNSAALVEKTDKTQTTKTPKGLSKKKEKSGGESVRKEEKSGSGQSPTQGTPKKEDPTKSGKGKVTIPEQKTSKGKGPKTGNKEKRSFLLESEHLGQSLAYSWSPKHQLVAEATETVNPLLEPVEHRNGKVFVPGNKETASRRWGWRASWPPCSTRPSSPSPRARPRAQWGCCGCPWRKTASPHNVLHTRRSRS; this is encoded by the exons ATGTCCGGCGAGGCGAGTACGCCCGGGGCCTCCCCCAGGGCCCCGCGTCCCGGGACCCAGAAGTCGTCCGGCACGGTGACCAAGAAGGGGGATCGCGGGGCCAAGGAGAAGCCGGTCCTCGTCCTGCCGCCGGTGGGCGAGGAGGAGCCCAAGAACCCCG AGGAATACCAGTGCACCGGGGTCCTCGAGACGGATTTCGCCGAGCTCTGCACGCGCTCGGGCTACACGGACTTCCCCAAGGTCGTCACCCGGCCTCGCCCGCACCAGGCCTTCATCCCCTCCGCCTCGATGTCGGAAAAGCCCGCCCAGG ACGATCAGCGCCTGTCGGCGTCTTGCAGCCTCAACAGCCTGGAGAGCAAATACGTGTTTTTCCGGCCCACGATCCAGGTGGAGCTGGAGCCCGAGGACAAGTGGGTGAAGGAAATCTACATCCGCG GTTGGAGGGTCGAGGAGCGGATCTTGGGCATCTTCTCCAAATGTCTGCCCCCCCTCAGCCAGCTGCAGGCCATAAA CTTGTGGAAGGTGGGGCTGACGGATAAGACCCTGAGCACCTTCATCGCTCTCCTGCCTCTCTGCGCGCCCACGCTCAG GATCGCTCACTTGTCTCTGCGGAACAACAACATCGACGACCACGGCGCGCAGCTGCTGGGCCAGGCTCTGTCCACGCTGCGCAGCTGCAACCGGACCCTGGTCTCGCTCAACCTGGCCTTCAACCACATCGGGGACGCGGGTGCCGGCTACATCGCGGAC GGCCTCCGGCTGAACCGCGCCCTGCTCTGGCTGTCGTTGGCGCACAACCGCATCCAGGACCAGGGCGCCCTGAAGCTGGCCGAG GTCCTGCGTCCCTTCGAGCTGACGCACACCGAGGTGGTGGAGCGCCGCCGCCTCCTGCTGGAGAAAGGGACGCAGGAGCGCTCGCGATCG CCTTCCTCCTCCCGACCTGGGGACTCCAAAACGGACCGTGAGAAGAACCTGCTGCTACAGGTCAACAGTGCTGCACTGGTGGAAAAGACAGACAAGACGCAGACAACCAAGACCCCGAAAGGCCTGAGCAAGAAGAAGGAGAAGTCAGGGGGG GAATcggtgaggaaggaggagaagtcAGGGTCAGGGCAGTCGCCCACGCAAGGGACCCCCAAGAAGGAAGACCCCACGAAGTCAGGCAAGGGGA agGTCACCATCCCTGAGCAGAAAACAAGCAAGGGGAAAGGGCCCAAGACCGGGAACAAAGAGAAGCGAAGCTTCCTGCTGGAGTCGGAG cacctaggacaGAGCCTGGCCTATAGCTGGTCTCCAAAGCAT CAGCTGGTTGCTGAAGCCACAGAGACGGTCAACCCGCTCCTGGAGCCGGTGGAGCACCGCAACGGGAAGGTTTTCGTGCCTGGGAACAAG GAAACCGCATCAcggaggtggggctggagggctTCCTGGCCACCGTGCAGCACCAGGCCCAGTTCTCCAAGTCCAAGAGCCCGTCCAAGGGCCCAGTGGGGCTGCTGCGGCTGTCCCTGGCG AAAAACTGCTTCTCCCCACAATGTCCTGCATACACGACGATCCAGGAGCTGA
- the LRRC71 gene encoding leucine-rich repeat-containing protein 71 isoform X12 — MSGEASTPGASPRAPRPGTQKSSGTVTKKGDRGAKEKPVLVLPPVGEEEPKNPEEYQCTGVLETDFAELCTRSGYTDFPKVVTRPRPHQAFIPSASMSEKPAQDDQRLSASCSLNSLESKYVFFRPTIQVELEPEDKWVKEIYIRGWRVEERILGIFSKCLPPLSQLQAINLWKVGLTDKTLSTFIALLPLCAPTLRKVSLEGNPLPEQSYHKLMAADSPIAHLSLRNNNIDDHGAQLLGQALSTLRSCNRTLVSLNLAFNHIGDAGAGYIADGLRLNRALLWLSLAHNRIQDQGALKLAEVLRPFELTHTEVVERRRLLLEKGTQERSRSPSSSRPGDSKTDREKNLLLQVNSAALVEKTDKTQTTKTPKGLSKKKEKSGGESVRKEEKSGSGQSPTQGTPKKEDPTKSGKGKVTIPEQKTSKGKGPKTGNKEKRSFLLESEHLGQSLAYSWSPKHLVAEATETVNPLLEPVEHRNGKVFVPGNKETASRRWGWRASWPPCSTRPSSPSPRARPRAQWGCCGCPWRKTASPHNVLHTRRSRS, encoded by the exons ATGTCCGGCGAGGCGAGTACGCCCGGGGCCTCCCCCAGGGCCCCGCGTCCCGGGACCCAGAAGTCGTCCGGCACGGTGACCAAGAAGGGGGATCGCGGGGCCAAGGAGAAGCCGGTCCTCGTCCTGCCGCCGGTGGGCGAGGAGGAGCCCAAGAACCCCG AGGAATACCAGTGCACCGGGGTCCTCGAGACGGATTTCGCCGAGCTCTGCACGCGCTCGGGCTACACGGACTTCCCCAAGGTCGTCACCCGGCCTCGCCCGCACCAGGCCTTCATCCCCTCCGCCTCGATGTCGGAAAAGCCCGCCCAGG ACGATCAGCGCCTGTCGGCGTCTTGCAGCCTCAACAGCCTGGAGAGCAAATACGTGTTTTTCCGGCCCACGATCCAGGTGGAGCTGGAGCCCGAGGACAAGTGGGTGAAGGAAATCTACATCCGCG GTTGGAGGGTCGAGGAGCGGATCTTGGGCATCTTCTCCAAATGTCTGCCCCCCCTCAGCCAGCTGCAGGCCATAAA CTTGTGGAAGGTGGGGCTGACGGATAAGACCCTGAGCACCTTCATCGCTCTCCTGCCTCTCTGCGCGCCCACGCTCAG GAAGGTGTCTCTGGAGGGCAACCCGCTGCCGGAACAGTCCTATCACAAGCTCATGGCCGCGGACAGCCC GATCGCTCACTTGTCTCTGCGGAACAACAACATCGACGACCACGGCGCGCAGCTGCTGGGCCAGGCTCTGTCCACGCTGCGCAGCTGCAACCGGACCCTGGTCTCGCTCAACCTGGCCTTCAACCACATCGGGGACGCGGGTGCCGGCTACATCGCGGAC GGCCTCCGGCTGAACCGCGCCCTGCTCTGGCTGTCGTTGGCGCACAACCGCATCCAGGACCAGGGCGCCCTGAAGCTGGCCGAG GTCCTGCGTCCCTTCGAGCTGACGCACACCGAGGTGGTGGAGCGCCGCCGCCTCCTGCTGGAGAAAGGGACGCAGGAGCGCTCGCGATCG CCTTCCTCCTCCCGACCTGGGGACTCCAAAACGGACCGTGAGAAGAACCTGCTGCTACAGGTCAACAGTGCTGCACTGGTGGAAAAGACAGACAAGACGCAGACAACCAAGACCCCGAAAGGCCTGAGCAAGAAGAAGGAGAAGTCAGGGGGG GAATcggtgaggaaggaggagaagtcAGGGTCAGGGCAGTCGCCCACGCAAGGGACCCCCAAGAAGGAAGACCCCACGAAGTCAGGCAAGGGGA agGTCACCATCCCTGAGCAGAAAACAAGCAAGGGGAAAGGGCCCAAGACCGGGAACAAAGAGAAGCGAAGCTTCCTGCTGGAGTCGGAG cacctaggacaGAGCCTGGCCTATAGCTGGTCTCCAAAGCAT CTGGTTGCTGAAGCCACAGAGACGGTCAACCCGCTCCTGGAGCCGGTGGAGCACCGCAACGGGAAGGTTTTCGTGCCTGGGAACAAG GAAACCGCATCAcggaggtggggctggagggctTCCTGGCCACCGTGCAGCACCAGGCCCAGTTCTCCAAGTCCAAGAGCCCGTCCAAGGGCCCAGTGGGGCTGCTGCGGCTGTCCCTGGCG AAAAACTGCTTCTCCCCACAATGTCCTGCATACACGACGATCCAGGAGCTGA
- the LRRC71 gene encoding leucine-rich repeat-containing protein 71 isoform X10: MSGEASTPGASPRAPRPGTQKSSGTVTKKGDRGAKEKPVLVLPPVGEEEPKNPEEYQCTGVLETDFAELCTRSGYTDFPKVVTRPRPHQAFIPSASMSEKPAQDDQRLSASCSLNSLESKYVFFRPTIQVELEPEDKWVKEIYIRGWRVEERILGIFSKCLPPLSQLQAINLWKVGLTDKTLSTFIALLPLCAPTLRKVSLEGNPLPEQSYHKLMAADSPIAHLSLRNNNIDDHGAQLLGQALSTLRSCNRTLVSLNLAFNHIGDAGAGYIADGLRLNRALLWLSLAHNRIQDQGALKLAEVLRPFELTHTEVVERRRLLLEKGTQERSRSPSSSRPGDSKTDREKNLLLQVNSAALVEKTDKTQTTKTPKGLSKKKEKSGGESVRKEEKSGSGQSPTQGTPKKEDPTKSGKGKVTIPEQKTSKGKGPKTGNKEKRSFLLESEHLGQSLAYSWSPKHQLVAEATETVNPLLEPVEHRNGKVFVPGNKETASRRWGWRASWPPCSTRPSSPSPRARPRAQWGCCGCPWRKTASPHNVLHTRRSRS; the protein is encoded by the exons ATGTCCGGCGAGGCGAGTACGCCCGGGGCCTCCCCCAGGGCCCCGCGTCCCGGGACCCAGAAGTCGTCCGGCACGGTGACCAAGAAGGGGGATCGCGGGGCCAAGGAGAAGCCGGTCCTCGTCCTGCCGCCGGTGGGCGAGGAGGAGCCCAAGAACCCCG AGGAATACCAGTGCACCGGGGTCCTCGAGACGGATTTCGCCGAGCTCTGCACGCGCTCGGGCTACACGGACTTCCCCAAGGTCGTCACCCGGCCTCGCCCGCACCAGGCCTTCATCCCCTCCGCCTCGATGTCGGAAAAGCCCGCCCAGG ACGATCAGCGCCTGTCGGCGTCTTGCAGCCTCAACAGCCTGGAGAGCAAATACGTGTTTTTCCGGCCCACGATCCAGGTGGAGCTGGAGCCCGAGGACAAGTGGGTGAAGGAAATCTACATCCGCG GTTGGAGGGTCGAGGAGCGGATCTTGGGCATCTTCTCCAAATGTCTGCCCCCCCTCAGCCAGCTGCAGGCCATAAA CTTGTGGAAGGTGGGGCTGACGGATAAGACCCTGAGCACCTTCATCGCTCTCCTGCCTCTCTGCGCGCCCACGCTCAG GAAGGTGTCTCTGGAGGGCAACCCGCTGCCGGAACAGTCCTATCACAAGCTCATGGCCGCGGACAGCCC GATCGCTCACTTGTCTCTGCGGAACAACAACATCGACGACCACGGCGCGCAGCTGCTGGGCCAGGCTCTGTCCACGCTGCGCAGCTGCAACCGGACCCTGGTCTCGCTCAACCTGGCCTTCAACCACATCGGGGACGCGGGTGCCGGCTACATCGCGGAC GGCCTCCGGCTGAACCGCGCCCTGCTCTGGCTGTCGTTGGCGCACAACCGCATCCAGGACCAGGGCGCCCTGAAGCTGGCCGAG GTCCTGCGTCCCTTCGAGCTGACGCACACCGAGGTGGTGGAGCGCCGCCGCCTCCTGCTGGAGAAAGGGACGCAGGAGCGCTCGCGATCG CCTTCCTCCTCCCGACCTGGGGACTCCAAAACGGACCGTGAGAAGAACCTGCTGCTACAGGTCAACAGTGCTGCACTGGTGGAAAAGACAGACAAGACGCAGACAACCAAGACCCCGAAAGGCCTGAGCAAGAAGAAGGAGAAGTCAGGGGGG GAATcggtgaggaaggaggagaagtcAGGGTCAGGGCAGTCGCCCACGCAAGGGACCCCCAAGAAGGAAGACCCCACGAAGTCAGGCAAGGGGA agGTCACCATCCCTGAGCAGAAAACAAGCAAGGGGAAAGGGCCCAAGACCGGGAACAAAGAGAAGCGAAGCTTCCTGCTGGAGTCGGAG cacctaggacaGAGCCTGGCCTATAGCTGGTCTCCAAAGCAT CAGCTGGTTGCTGAAGCCACAGAGACGGTCAACCCGCTCCTGGAGCCGGTGGAGCACCGCAACGGGAAGGTTTTCGTGCCTGGGAACAAG GAAACCGCATCAcggaggtggggctggagggctTCCTGGCCACCGTGCAGCACCAGGCCCAGTTCTCCAAGTCCAAGAGCCCGTCCAAGGGCCCAGTGGGGCTGCTGCGGCTGTCCCTGGCG AAAAACTGCTTCTCCCCACAATGTCCTGCATACACGACGATCCAGGAGCTGA
- the LRRC71 gene encoding leucine-rich repeat-containing protein 71 isoform X21: protein MSGEASTPGASPRAPRPGTQKSSGTVTKKGDRGAKEKPVLVLPPVGEEEPKNPEEYQCTGVLETDFAELCTRSGYTDFPKVVTRPRPHQAFIPSASMSEKPAQDDQRLSASCSLNSLESKYVFFRPTIQVELEPEDKWVKEIYIRGWRVEERILGIFSKCLPPLSQLQAINLWKVGLTDKTLSTFIALLPLCAPTLRKVSLEGNPLPEQSYHKLMAADSPIAHLSLRNNNIDDHGAQLLGQALSTLRSCNRTLVSLNLAFNHIGDAGAGYIADGLRLNRALLWLSLAHNRIQDQGALKLAEVLRPFELTHTEVVERRRLLLEKGTQERSRSPSSSRPGDSKTDREKNLLLQVNSAALVEKTDKTQTTKTPKGLSKKKEKSGGESVRKEEKSGSGQSPTQGTPKKEDPTKSGKGKVTIPEQKTSKGKGPKTGNKEKRSFLLESEHLGQSLAYSWSPKHVC, encoded by the exons ATGTCCGGCGAGGCGAGTACGCCCGGGGCCTCCCCCAGGGCCCCGCGTCCCGGGACCCAGAAGTCGTCCGGCACGGTGACCAAGAAGGGGGATCGCGGGGCCAAGGAGAAGCCGGTCCTCGTCCTGCCGCCGGTGGGCGAGGAGGAGCCCAAGAACCCCG AGGAATACCAGTGCACCGGGGTCCTCGAGACGGATTTCGCCGAGCTCTGCACGCGCTCGGGCTACACGGACTTCCCCAAGGTCGTCACCCGGCCTCGCCCGCACCAGGCCTTCATCCCCTCCGCCTCGATGTCGGAAAAGCCCGCCCAGG ACGATCAGCGCCTGTCGGCGTCTTGCAGCCTCAACAGCCTGGAGAGCAAATACGTGTTTTTCCGGCCCACGATCCAGGTGGAGCTGGAGCCCGAGGACAAGTGGGTGAAGGAAATCTACATCCGCG GTTGGAGGGTCGAGGAGCGGATCTTGGGCATCTTCTCCAAATGTCTGCCCCCCCTCAGCCAGCTGCAGGCCATAAA CTTGTGGAAGGTGGGGCTGACGGATAAGACCCTGAGCACCTTCATCGCTCTCCTGCCTCTCTGCGCGCCCACGCTCAG GAAGGTGTCTCTGGAGGGCAACCCGCTGCCGGAACAGTCCTATCACAAGCTCATGGCCGCGGACAGCCC GATCGCTCACTTGTCTCTGCGGAACAACAACATCGACGACCACGGCGCGCAGCTGCTGGGCCAGGCTCTGTCCACGCTGCGCAGCTGCAACCGGACCCTGGTCTCGCTCAACCTGGCCTTCAACCACATCGGGGACGCGGGTGCCGGCTACATCGCGGAC GGCCTCCGGCTGAACCGCGCCCTGCTCTGGCTGTCGTTGGCGCACAACCGCATCCAGGACCAGGGCGCCCTGAAGCTGGCCGAG GTCCTGCGTCCCTTCGAGCTGACGCACACCGAGGTGGTGGAGCGCCGCCGCCTCCTGCTGGAGAAAGGGACGCAGGAGCGCTCGCGATCG CCTTCCTCCTCCCGACCTGGGGACTCCAAAACGGACCGTGAGAAGAACCTGCTGCTACAGGTCAACAGTGCTGCACTGGTGGAAAAGACAGACAAGACGCAGACAACCAAGACCCCGAAAGGCCTGAGCAAGAAGAAGGAGAAGTCAGGGGGG GAATcggtgaggaaggaggagaagtcAGGGTCAGGGCAGTCGCCCACGCAAGGGACCCCCAAGAAGGAAGACCCCACGAAGTCAGGCAAGGGGA agGTCACCATCCCTGAGCAGAAAACAAGCAAGGGGAAAGGGCCCAAGACCGGGAACAAAGAGAAGCGAAGCTTCCTGCTGGAGTCGGAG cacctaggacaGAGCCTGGCCTATAGCTGGTCTCCAAAGCATGTATGTTGA